Below is a window of Halobaculum lipolyticum DNA.
GGAAGCCGACCGGGCCGAGTATGGGCCAACGCGGATTTGAACCGCGGACCTCCCGGTTATCAGCCGAGCGCTCAACCTGACTGAGCTATTGGCCCAGGCGAGCGCAACTACGGATAGTGGAAGGGATCGAATAAGCGTTTCCGTTCGCGATCGCAGTCACGTCGTGCGGTTGCACGCCTCGTTCCGGGGGACGCGGGACTCACCGGGACCGTTCGGACTCCCCGTCGTCGTCGACCTCCTCGAAGTCGACGTCGACCACGTCCTCGTCGTCGCGAGCGGTCCCGTCGGCGGCAGCCCCCGACGACCCCTCGGCGGCGCCGACGTCGAACCGCACGCCCCCCGTGCCGCCGGCGGTGCCCTGTCCGCCGGCCGTGCCGGCGTTCGGGAAGCCGCCCGTCCAGACGTTCCCGGTGACGAACCCCTTCGCCTGTTCGTCGAGGTACGGGACGACGACGTACCGCCTGAGCAGTTCGCGGATGGGGTAGCGCGTCGGCGGGAACGCGAGGAGGAAGCCGATCGCGTCGGTGACCAGCCCCGGCGTGAGGAGGAACGCGCCGGCGGCGATCAACAGCGCGCCGTCGAGCACCTCGCCGGTGGGCGCCTCGCCCGCGGCGAGCTTTCGCTGGACCGCACGCAGCGTGTGGCGTCCCTCGGCGCGCACGAGCAGCATCCCGAGCAGGCCGGTCAGGACGACGAGCGCGACCGTCTGGACGGGCGTGATCACCGCCGATGCGACGTACAGCAGGAACGCGGCGTCCGCGAGCGGGATCGCGAGCAGCGCGACGAGCAGGTAGCGGACCCGGATGCGCATACACGCGTTCCCCGCGCGGCGTGTATAGCCCTTTTCGTTGTCACACCGGCGGCCGAACCGCCGCCGTCCGCGAACGCCGACTTTACCCCCCGGCCGCCCCGAGCGTCGGTATGACCGCCGAGACGCGCGTGGAGTGGCGCGAGTGGGGCGCCGACGCGTTCGCCGAGGCAACGCGAACCGACACGCCGGTCCTGTTGTTCCTCACGGCGACGTGGTGTGACGACTGCCACCGGATGCTCGTGGAGACGTTCGGCGAGCCGCGGATCGCCGCCAACGTGAACGACGGCTTCGTGCCCGTGAAGGTCGACGTCGACCGTCAGCCCCGCGTGCGCGAACGCTACAACATGGGCGGGTTCCCCTCGACGGTGTTCACGACACCCACGGGCGAACTGCTCACGGGCGCGACGTACCTCGGTCCCGACGGCTTCCGGTCGGTGCTCGACCGGGTGCGCGAGACGTGGGACGCGAGCGGAGAGTCGGCCGGGAGGGTGCCCCGGGCGCTCGCCGGCACCGAGACACCGAGCGGTCCCGTGACGACCGCCATCGAAGAGCACCTCGCCGGCCAACTCGACGCCCAGTGGGACCCGGAGTTCGCCGGCTGGGGGGACGACGCGAAGTTCCCGATGCCGCGCACCGTCGAGTTCGCGCTCAAGCGCGACCGCTACAAGGCGACCCAGACGCTCGACGCGATCGAACGCAACCTCGTCGACGACGACGGCGGCGTCTACCGCTACGCCGGCGCGCGCGACTGGTCGGACCCGGCCCGCGAGAAACTCCTGGCCGACGACGCCGGCGTCATGCGGGCGTTCGCC
It encodes the following:
- a CDS encoding FxsA family protein, which gives rise to MRVRYLLVALLAIPLADAAFLLYVASAVITPVQTVALVVLTGLLGMLLVRAEGRHTLRAVQRKLAAGEAPTGEVLDGALLIAAGAFLLTPGLVTDAIGFLLAFPPTRYPIRELLRRYVVVPYLDEQAKGFVTGNVWTGGFPNAGTAGGQGTAGGTGGVRFDVGAAEGSSGAAADGTARDDEDVVDVDFEEVDDDGESERSR